DNA from Rhinatrema bivittatum chromosome 1, aRhiBiv1.1, whole genome shotgun sequence:
ttcatgggtaatgattcagatggactgaatcaaatcacggtgaacctagaagatgtggtaggcctgattgacaaactgaagagtagtaaatcacctggaccggatggtatacaccccagagttctgaaggaactgaaaaatgaaatttcagacctattagtaaaaatttgtaacttatcattaaaatcatccattgtacctgaagactggaggatagcaaatgtaaccccaatatttaaaaagggctccaggggcgatccgggaaactacagaccggttagcctgacttcagtgccaggaaaaatagtggaaagtgttctaaacatcaaaatcacagaacatatagaaagacatggtttaatggaacaaagtcagcaaggctttacccagggcaagtcttgcctcacaaatctgcttcatttttttgaaggagttaataaacatgtggataaaggtgaaccggtagatatagtatacttggattttcagaaggcgtttgacaaagttcctcatgagaggcttctaggaaaagtaaaaagtcatgggataggtggcgatgccctttcgtggattgcaaactggttaaaagacaggaaacagagagtaggattaaatgggtaattttctcagtggaagggagtggacagtggagtgcctcagggatctgtattgagacccttacttttcaatatatttataaatgatctggaaagaaatacgacgagtgagataatcaaatatgcagatgacacgaaattgttcagagtagttaaatcacaagcagattgtgataaattgcaggaagaccttgtgagactggaaaattgggcatccaaatggcagatgaaatttaatgtggataagtgcaaggtgatgcatatagggaaaaataacccatgctataattacacacagctcgatccagtaaagtccgcgggagagcggacgaacgcccgctctcccggcgcgcgcaccggcccctcgccggtgcgcgctatccagtatttaaatgaggtgacgcggtgcaaacggggaaaaggaggcgctagggacactagcgcgtccctagcgcctcctttttgtcaggagcggcggctgtcagcgggtttgacagccgacgctcaattttgccggcgtcggttctcgagcccgctgacagccacgggctcggaaaccggacgccggcaaaattgagcgtccggttttcggcccgacagccgcgggccgaattcaaaattttttttatttttttttttacttttttttacttttggggacctccgacttaatatcgctatgatattaagtcggagggtgcacagaaaagcagtttttactgcttttctgtgcacttccctggcgccggaagaaattagcgccgacctttgggcggcgctaatttcttagagtaaaatgtgcggcttggctgcacattttacttactggatcgctagggaatacctaatagggccatcaacatgcatttgcatgttgagggcgctattaggtgccgcgggcgggccgcgtgttttcctccccttactgaataaggggtaagggaaaacacgcgtccagagcagggtgacagtgcgctccgacggagcacactttactggatcgagctgacaatgttgggttccatattaggtgctacaacccaagaaagagatctaggtgtcatagtggataacacattgaaatcattggtacagtgtgctgcggcagtcaaaaaagcaaacagaatgttgggaattattagaaagagaatggtgaataaaacggaaaatgttattatgcctctgtatcgctccatggtgagaccgcaccttgaatactgtgtacaattctggtcgccgcatctcaaaaaagatataattgcgatggagaaggtacagagaagggctaccaaaatgataaggggaatggaacagctcccctatgaggaaagactaaagaggttaggacttttcagcttggagaagagacggctgagggggggatatgatagaggtgtttaaaatcatgagaggtctagaacgggtagatgtgaatcggttatttactctttcggataatagaaagactagggggcactccatgaagttagcatggggcacatttaaaactaatcggagaaagttcttttttactcaacgcacaattaaactctggaatttgttgccagaggatgtggttagtgcagtcagtatagctgggtttaaaaaaggattggataagttcttggaggagaagtccattacctgctattaagttcacttagagaatagccactgccattagcaatggtaacatggaatagaccttttttgggtacttgccaggttcttatggcctggattggccgctgatggaaacaggatgctgggcttgatggacccttggtctgacctagtatggcatgttcttatgttcttatgaccctggatgtaactggacatTTTGTTTATTGCACCACTTGATTATTTTCAACTCAGTCAAAATAAACTTTAATTTTAATCACCCATCCGGAGAGTCCTGCTTGGTTTATAAGAGTACCGGTCCTGAAGAGCAAGGGTAACACAACCATGGGATGCTACACAACCCTGCCTGGGTCAAGAAGGTTCCGCACAGAAAGGACCCAACCCTTGGGTAAAGAATGTGGGGCAAGAGAAACTGAGGAGGTAGCATTGTATAATGAATGCTTTTATGGGTTCGTAGGAAACATGCCAACCGCCAAAAAAGGGTTACATGTATATTCATTGAACACCCAGttaagctgtagaatttgttgccagaggatgtgataaaagcagttacaatagctgacaaaaaaataaaaggatttaGTATATCTGAATTTCTGTTAATATAGAGGAGGGAAAATCcgtaaacaattattagccaggtagatttggaaaAGCTCCTCTTTATTCCTGGTGATGAGCAAGAAGAattggacctattctttggaatcctgccaggtactcatgacctggattggccactgttggagacaggatgttgggtcTGGTCCAGTAAGGCATTTCATATGTTTGTTGTATGCAAAGTTCACACAATGTTCAGCTCAAATTCTCTGAGCAGCGTAgacacacacatttatacctgcttgGGGGCAGGTCTAAACTTCCATGCAAACATTTGTGCGTGTGCCTTCAAAAATTAAAGTTATGCACAGAAATGATTTTGCCACCTCAGCTCTggcccaggaatgcctctttgcagTGTGCTTGTAAATGCTtgtgaaaattcaccccacaaTGCAGTAAGCAGATTTCCAAGGTGCAATCTGATTTCTGATCTGTTTCAGCTGGATAAGaaacaatggggtagatattcaaagctatctatgtaagtaacttagccggttagaactaatctggctaagttacaatgtatattcagcaaAGCCACTGAATGTACTAGTATATGTGCACACCTCGCCAGATAAGTCTActtggctaagtttagacctgctctatggggcatctaaacttagacgtaaatttatccagctaactctgaatatcgataGTTAActgtataacttatatggctaattcACACCACCCCTGATCCACCCAGTACACGACCActgtttatgcatgtaacttttaacCATATAaaggacttatatggctaagcagcagctgctgaatgtAGGTGCATATTCATCGGCCGCTACTTAACCTCATTAAGTCCCATTTCTCTGGCTAAATAGTGTTTAATgcgctttgaatatctaccccaatatattttatttgaaaacaaTTCCTTGTAGAAATTCTCAGTATGTCTATACAGTATCAGTATCCACACCAAACCTGTCTGGATCTTGTGTTTAAAATGATCCATATACTACTAAAATAAATTTCTACtgatgatcagcacagcagcatcTCTCGTCCTAGCTTTTCCCTGGTGGTAGTGCCTAGGAAAACATCATAATTCTGAGCTCACTTGCACTAATATCGGCTCTGGCATAACTTTTATGAAACATTATACCCACCTTTTCTCATAACAGGCTCCTCAGATGTCAAACCTGACATTTTAATCCGATTTAAGCAAGAGGGAATCAAGACTGAGCCCCCCgaatcagaggaaggaggaaacCCGATGATCACAGGCTCATGTGAGGAGCTGCATGGAGCAGGTGAGGAAGCTTGGAGTAAAGCTAGCGATGGGCTGATAACAAATATTTCATAGGAGAAAGAAGCTTCCTTTGTTCCAGACACAGCATAGATTTGGCACTATTGAGGTCCCAGACTTCTATCCTTTGTTGTGTGGACCAATCGTTTGTTACATTTTCCattatttctgcttttcttaaTTCATGTTCAGTTTTCTTTGAttttgctgtagttatacaatataagattctatcttaggagttaccacccaggaaagagatgtttatttatttatttatagacttttacATACCGATGTTTGGAAcatgccgtcacaacggtttacaataataaaaataaacaagggAGAAATTATAAAAactgtaaaacaataaaaataaaaataaaaatcatatggggtcatagtggataatacattgaaatcgtcagctcagtgtgctgtggcgatcaaaaaagtaaacaatgttaggaattattaggaagggaatagaaaataaaaatggaggatgtcataatgcctctctattgctccatggcaagaccgcaccttgaatactgtgagcaattctggtcaccgcatctgaaaaaggatatagctgcactggagaaagtgcagagaagggcgaccaatataagggaatggaatggctgccctatgaggaaaggctaaagaagttaggactgttcagtttggagaagagactgaggggggatgtgatagaagtctacaaaatcatgacaggacttgaacaagttaatgtaaattggttactttctcagataatagaaggaccagggggcactccatgaagttagcaagtagcacatttaaaacaaattgaagaaaattgtttttcattcagtgcatagttaagctctggaattcattgccagaggatgtggttacagcagttagtgttactgggctTAATGCAGTTCCAAGAGTTCTCATCATGTTGTTCTAATCTATTTAATCACAAGATCAAGTTTAGCTTACAGTGTCTGGCAAGGTTAATAATTTATATCAACCAACTCAGTCAATTATCATTTAACCAACGAGTCCAATATGAAATAAATCTAGATACGTTAGGTTATTAAGATTTTTTCAATATATGTGAATAGTACCGATTCTTAAATATATTTACGGGtaagtgactctcataccatcccgctAGATTTTTGGCATGTGTGCTCTCAAGCCAcattagggatcatctttaatcactggtcactgttttacccatatattttcaatttatatttcccttttttttgtttttttatctctTAAATAAAAGAGATACTTCCCTTATGAAGCTCAATGTCCATGGTGAAGCCCTTCCACTTATTTTAAATGCAGTCCAGAGTTCAGTTCGACGTGCACGTTTCAcgtcctgtgctgcttcaggaacctgTCTGGCTGTATTCGCGTTGCCTAGTTTCTTTCGGTTACACTTCAATATTGCCTCGCGAACGTAAGCATTACTTCGTCGCGGTCCGGGAGAACTTTCTTAATAACCTAAGGTTAATAATTTGCCATAATGGGCAAGTGAAGCACTTTGACATGGCATCCAAGGCTTTGGTCTATTAAAAATCTTCATTTGAAGATCAACATAATATCCTTGGCTTGAGAAAGTTTAATTTACCtcagatatttcaaaacagcaatgcAAACAGAAAGTAATACCCTATAGGAGTTCACCTTAGTCTTAGGCAAAACAGTCTCTCAAGCAGTAAAATCTTTACTCAAGGGAACAATTTTAACCAACCTGGAGACATATCTGGTCTCTGTCAGCTCCCTGGTACCAGTCTAACCCTTCTAGGACCTCCAGTCTTATGTTCTGGAAAATTGCTTCTCCCTTtacccaggatttcctgtggctctctatcttaaggaggaccgggcagGTTAGCTGTGCCCAGATCTTTAAGGTAGACTGAAGGAGTTTACTATACacgccctcactcctccattGTTCCTCACAGTCCTCAGTCCTCTTGTTTTCAGCTTTCACTTATCTACAAGCTCTCTATCTTCCACTCGCATCCCATTCCCGGCccatcttcccctctctctcaccccttctcagTCCTCTCATGCCACCACTGTTCTCACCCCTTACCTAGCTTTCTGTTTTTCATTCTGTCTTTCACCATCTCCCTAGTCTCTCATTAGCACCATTTGTATTCACCCTTCCCCAGCCCTCATTTACTTTCTTCTGCTATTCATCCCCTCATAAACTCATGCTCCTTCCCTGTTATCCATCCTGCCCCTagctccattccctttattctGTCACTTATCCACTACCTTGCTTGATATTTCCCCTCTATTCCCCCATTTTCACCCTTTTTTTTACCCCATCCCTTTCTACTGCCTCTCAACAGACCTCCAAATCTTTCCACACCATATCCCTACAGCCCCATCTTCCACCTCACTGCTAATCCCTGCTAGCAACATGTAATATCCCCCACTCACTACCTGCTCCCTATGCAACACAGCCTCACTCATAATGCAGTTCCCAGTTTCACACTTTCCAGACTCTCATCCCAGTTCCATCAGCCGCAGCTCACCCCAGTTGCCATTCATACTATCCCTTAGTCATCACTGACCTCCCAATTGCTGCTgtccctaaaaacccacccctaaTCTAGTTCTTCCAAATTCCTTTCCACCCAATCTCTCAGTCCCCACTCCCCATCTCAAAGGTCCAGGAGCTGCCCTCCCCATTGAAATGCCCAGTCTTCATCCACCCATGTCCCAGTCGCTGCTGACActaatccgcccccccccccccccccagcactcacTCTTTCCACTGCAAATCTCAGTCCTCATTCACCCAATCCTCCCAGTCACCACTCACTTCCCATTCCCCAGTTGCTGCTTGCTCTACAAGCACATCCCATCCTCAATCCATAATCTCACACTCACCTCCACCCCCAAGCTCCCACTCCTGTTCATTCCTGTCTACTACTAATCTTCCAGTTTGGACGTTGCCCCTAGTCAAATCCCCCTTCTCAGATGCCAGCCCCCACTCTTCCCCCTAAATACCCCCGGTTGCTGCTCTTACCCTTCCTTCTCTGTGACCCAGCCCAATTGAGAGGAAGAGCAGAGCCagctcctttcctccctcctgcaTGGTTCACAGTAAGAAGCTGTTTGAATCACGTAGTACACCTTAGATTTCTAGGGAGCCCCACATGGCTCAAACACCTTCTTAGGCTGTGAACCAACGCAAGAGAGGGAAGAAAGGCGCCAGCTGCAGAATTTGCTTGTGTTGGGCTGTGGAGAAGAAAATCACCAGTAGCTGGCTAATGTTTTTGATCCTGGCAATGGCTACCACAGATTCTTTGGCCCAACATGAGCTTAATCATGTGCAGGGGACAGCGTCTGTTTATTCTTATCTCTGTGGGCCATGTCACAGGAGTGGGGCAGCAGCTTGATACCCCTAGGGGCACTGTGCCCAGCACTGAtgctcttctctccttccctgtcTCATTCCAATAATTTCTGGGCCCTTGGGGTGGCACAGCCCTAGAGCACCTCTAGGGCAGTAGCATATAAAGCCGAGGCCACATTGGCCAAAAGCTAATGATGCCCTGTCAGAGGGTCATTAACAACTTCCACCAAGATGTTTACATTGTCAGAGTTCCCATCATCTCCCTTTTTACTCAAGGGCTGCTTTTCTTAAGTCGACATCTATGACTATTTAAAAACTGAAGAGATGTTTCCCATTTTTCTAACAGGCAGCCAAGGTTACAGTCCTGATCCAAAGGTAGAGATCCTGAAAATAGAAGAGCCTCTTGTCAGTGACcaactggagggaggagaggaggatacTGATAAGAAGAGTGGTGAGCCAAAAAATTCCTTTATAATAAAAATACTTGCTGTAGAGTTTTTAAAACTTTACATATAGAGACTAAATATTTGTACTAGCTTTGAGTTATTAAGAAAAATATAAGTCATTAGAATTCAGTTGCTTTAAGCTGATAGCACTGAGGATAATGGACTCAGGTCCATAATGAATGAGTGTTGCAGAGTTTCTGGTTAGTGACTTTCATTGGAGTGAAGGTGATCACTGCAGAGACTGGAGGTGAGGCTAAGATGCACATATCCAGCAGGAGGAGATTAGATGTGGTCTGTATCCCTGTTCATGTGCTATTATCCATCTATACATATCTACAAGCAGCAGCACTTCCTCAGCTGTGTCATATGAAGTCTTAACCAAACAAATGTCTTTAAATAATCATGAGTTATTTCACCATAGATGACCTTCTCCATAGCCATAAAATTAATGCTCATACTCTCATTGTTATCCAACAGATAATGGGTTCAGGAACAATATTGAGAAGCAGCAAATGTGTGATGGGCAGCAGTTGgaggaatggaagcagagagacCTCTCCAGAATCAGCCCCAATCCTGTTCCTGACAGTGAAGAAGATAGCAGTAAAGTAACGTCATCCAATCACTCTCCTGAGCAAGAGAGAAATTCCAGCCAGGGCCCAAATCTTGTACAAACTCAGAAACGTAATGAAGGAGAGAGATCATTTAAAAGTGCTGATATTTGGGAAAATTTCATCACAAATTCACATTCTGTTGAGCACCAAGAAAAGATTGAATGTGGGAACAAGTTCACAGAGACATCACAACACGCTTGCATACATGAATGTCATAGTAGTGAGAAAAAAATTACATGTAGTGAAGGTGAAAAAAGAACCCCTAAGAAAATAAATCTTACAACCTGTAGAAAAATTCACATTCAAACAAAATCCTTTAAGTGTACTCAATGCGAAAAATGCTTTGTCTACAGAACTGAGATGGAAAGACATTTAAAAATTCACTCAGGAAGAAGAGCATTTCAGTATAGTGCAGGTGCAGACAAGTTTATTAGGAAGTCAAACCTCACAGaccataaaacatttcaaaaaaatgaCAAACTTTTCAAGTGTACTACATGTGAAAAATATTTTGCATATAGTTCACAACTTAGAAATCATCAAAAGTTTCACAAAGGACAGAAACGATttcaatgttctgaatgtgataaaagttaTAGAAGAAAGTCTGACCTAAGAATACATGAAAGAAAGCACACTGAAGAGAACCCATATAAATGTTTTCAATGTGATAAATATTTCAGTCACAAAAGCAGCCTGGTATTGCATAAAAAGATTCACAtgcaagagaaaccatttaaatgttctgaatgtgataactgTTTTATTCAGAAAATCCACCTGCAACGACATGAAATAACTCACAGGGGAgataaaccatttaaatgttcagaGTGTGAAAAAAGTTTCTGTAGGAAATATGAACTAAGAATACATGAAAGAatacacactggagagaaaccattcaaATGTTCTGATTGCAATAAATGTTTCATTCGGAAAAGCTACCTGCAATACCACGAAATGACCCATAAAggggagaaaccatttaaatgttctgattgCGATAAATGTTTCATTCTGAAAAGCCATCTGCAATACCACGAAATGACCCATAAAggggagaaaccatttaaatgctctgaatgtgataaatattTTGGCCTGAAAAGTGGCCTGCGAGTGCACAAAATGATACATACTGGAGAGAAAccttttaaatgttctgaatgtgataaatgttttagCCAGAAAAGCTACCTTCGATGCCATGAAATAATCCACAAAGGActtaaaccatttaaatgttctgaatgtaataaaagcttcaatTGGAAAGGCAGCCTGCGAGAGCATGAAATGATACACATGGGAGAAAAGCCATTTAATTGTTCTGACTGTGACAAATGCTTCAGTCTTAAATCTGAGCTAAGGAAACATGAAAGAATGCACTCTGGAGACAAACTatataaatgttctgaatgtgataaatgtttcatttGGAAAAGTCACCTGCGATGCCATGAAATAAGTCACAAGGGGcttaaaccatttaaatgttctgaatgtgataaatgttttagtAGCAAAAGCAGCATGCAAGTCCACAAAATGATACACATGGAAgataaaccatttaaatgttttgaatGTGGTAAATGTTTCACTTCCAAAAGCAGCCTACGAGTGCACAAAATGATacatactggagagaaaccatataAATGTTCTgcttgtgataaatgtttcactaAGAAATGCATCCTGCAATTACATGAAATAAGCCATAAGGGAATTAAACCATATAAATGTTCTgattgtgataaatgtttcatttGGAAAAGTCACCTGCGATGCCATGAAATAAGTCACAAGGGGcttaaaccatttaaatgttccgaatgtgataaatgttttagtCGCAAAAGCAACATGCAAGTCCACAAAATGATACACATGGAAgataaaccatttaaatgttttgaatgtggtaaaagtttcaattCCAAAAGCAGCCTACGAGTGCACAAAATGATacatactggagagaaaccatagAAATGTTCTGCTTGTAATAAATGTTTCACCAAGAAATGCATCCTGCAATTACATGAAATAAGCCATAAGGGAATTAAACCTTTTGAATGTtagaatgtgataaatgtttcagttGTAAAAGCAGCCTGCGAGCGCATGAAATGATGCACaagggagagaaaccatttaaatgttctgaatgagAAAAAAGTTTGTCAGAATAGCCACCTGCAGCATCGTGAAATAACTCATAAGGGAAATAAATTATTTGTTCAATGTTCAGTCAAAGATACTGTATGAAATCTGACCTAAGAATACATGAAACAATCCCATTCGAGAAACTACCTGAgtgaagccatttaaatgttctgattaTGATAAATATTTCACTCAGACCTGCTGCCATGCCATCAAATAACCCATTTGGGAGAAAAAGGTGTCAAGATCGGAGAGGATAATTGAATGGAGTTAATTTCTCTTACCAAGTCTTGATAAGTACATTACATGGTGACCACATTGCATAACATCTAaacctactcctgggggaattctgcacacacattctctaaaatctgcaaaattctgcacatttatttgtcaaaataGCAATATTTTTTACAAATCATCATTCTATATT
Protein-coding regions in this window:
- the LOC115092979 gene encoding oocyte zinc finger protein XlCOF6-like isoform X2, encoding MSQGYSILNPDVIFKIKKEDENYFTPHCEAEEKENMKDPPISFPLVTSVFSLSVKQEEDLFTDPPESGTTEEIHPSVTSSSDVKPDILIRFKQEGIKTEPPESEEGGNPMITGSCEELHGAGSQGYSPDPKVEILKIEEPLVSDQLEGGEEDTDKKSDNGFRNNIEKQQMCDGQQLEEWKQRDLSRISPNPVPDSEEDSSKVTSSNHSPEQERNSSQGPNLVQTQKRNEGERSFKSADIWENFITNSHSVEHQEKIECGNKFTETSQHACIHECHSSEKKITCSEGEKRTPKKINLTTCRKIHIQTKSFKCTQCEKCFVYRTEMERHLKIHSGRRAFQYSAGADKFIRKSNLTDHKTFQKNDKLFKCTTCEKYFAYSSQLRNHQKFHKGQKRFQCSECDKSYRRKSDLRIHERKHTEENPYKCFQCDKYFSHKSSLVLHKKIHMQEKPFKCSECDNCFIQKIHLQRHEITHRGDKPFKCSECEKSFCRKYELRIHERIHTGEKPFKCSDCNKCFIRKSYLQYHEMTHKGEKPFKCSDCDKCFILKSHLQYHEMTHKGEKPFKCSECDKYFGLKSGLRVHKMIHTGEKPFKCSECDKCFSQKSYLRCHEIIHKGLKPFKCSECNKSFNWKGSLREHEMIHMGEKPFNCSDCDKCFSLKSELRKHERMHSGDKLYKCSECDKCFIWKSHLRCHEISHKGLKPFKCSECDKCFSSKSSMQVHKMIHMEDKPFKCFECGKCFTSKSSLRVHKMIHTGEKPYKCSACDKCFTKKCILQLHEISHKGIKPYKCSDCDKCFIWKSHLRCHEISHKGLKPFKCSECDKCFSRKSNMQVHKMIHMEDKPFKCFECGKSFNSKSSLRVHKMIHTGEKP
- the LOC115092979 gene encoding oocyte zinc finger protein XlCOF6-like isoform X3 → MKDPPISFPLVTSVFSLSVKQEEDLFTDPPESGTTEEIHPSVTSSSDVKPDILIRFKQEGIKTEPPESEEGGNPMITGSCEELHGAGSQGYSPDPKVEILKIEEPLVSDQLEGGEEDTDKKSDNGFRNNIEKQQMCDGQQLEEWKQRDLSRISPNPVPDSEEDSSKVTSSNHSPEQERNSSQGPNLVQTQKRNEGERSFKSADIWENFITNSHSVEHQEKIECGNKFTETSQHACIHECHSSEKKITCSEGEKRTPKKINLTTCRKIHIQTKSFKCTQCEKCFVYRTEMERHLKIHSGRRAFQYSAGADKFIRKSNLTDHKTFQKNDKLFKCTTCEKYFAYSSQLRNHQKFHKGQKRFQCSECDKSYRRKSDLRIHERKHTEENPYKCFQCDKYFSHKSSLVLHKKIHMQEKPFKCSECDNCFIQKIHLQRHEITHRGDKPFKCSECEKSFCRKYELRIHERIHTGEKPFKCSDCNKCFIRKSYLQYHEMTHKGEKPFKCSDCDKCFILKSHLQYHEMTHKGEKPFKCSECDKYFGLKSGLRVHKMIHTGEKPFKCSECDKCFSQKSYLRCHEIIHKGLKPFKCSECNKSFNWKGSLREHEMIHMGEKPFNCSDCDKCFSLKSELRKHERMHSGDKLYKCSECDKCFIWKSHLRCHEISHKGLKPFKCSECDKCFSSKSSMQVHKMIHMEDKPFKCFECGKCFTSKSSLRVHKMIHTGEKPYKCSACDKCFTKKCILQLHEISHKGIKPYKCSDCDKCFIWKSHLRCHEISHKGLKPFKCSECDKCFSRKSNMQVHKMIHMEDKPFKCFECGKSFNSKSSLRVHKMIHTGEKP
- the LOC115092979 gene encoding oocyte zinc finger protein XlCOF6-like isoform X1, which encodes MLNKRFHTRPGYSILNPDVIFKIKKEDENYFTPHCEAEEKENMKDPPISFPLVTSVFSLSVKQEEDLFTDPPESGTTEEIHPSVTSSSDVKPDILIRFKQEGIKTEPPESEEGGNPMITGSCEELHGAGSQGYSPDPKVEILKIEEPLVSDQLEGGEEDTDKKSDNGFRNNIEKQQMCDGQQLEEWKQRDLSRISPNPVPDSEEDSSKVTSSNHSPEQERNSSQGPNLVQTQKRNEGERSFKSADIWENFITNSHSVEHQEKIECGNKFTETSQHACIHECHSSEKKITCSEGEKRTPKKINLTTCRKIHIQTKSFKCTQCEKCFVYRTEMERHLKIHSGRRAFQYSAGADKFIRKSNLTDHKTFQKNDKLFKCTTCEKYFAYSSQLRNHQKFHKGQKRFQCSECDKSYRRKSDLRIHERKHTEENPYKCFQCDKYFSHKSSLVLHKKIHMQEKPFKCSECDNCFIQKIHLQRHEITHRGDKPFKCSECEKSFCRKYELRIHERIHTGEKPFKCSDCNKCFIRKSYLQYHEMTHKGEKPFKCSDCDKCFILKSHLQYHEMTHKGEKPFKCSECDKYFGLKSGLRVHKMIHTGEKPFKCSECDKCFSQKSYLRCHEIIHKGLKPFKCSECNKSFNWKGSLREHEMIHMGEKPFNCSDCDKCFSLKSELRKHERMHSGDKLYKCSECDKCFIWKSHLRCHEISHKGLKPFKCSECDKCFSSKSSMQVHKMIHMEDKPFKCFECGKCFTSKSSLRVHKMIHTGEKPYKCSACDKCFTKKCILQLHEISHKGIKPYKCSDCDKCFIWKSHLRCHEISHKGLKPFKCSECDKCFSRKSNMQVHKMIHMEDKPFKCFECGKSFNSKSSLRVHKMIHTGEKP